In Xylanibacter ruminicola 23, a single genomic region encodes these proteins:
- a CDS encoding DUF5112 domain-containing protein: protein MKFWLFILSTILISACARPDRQAVDKLNSQSYAYHYRNLDSTEAIARRSYELAANYPAGRAEALNNMAFVNIVRMRYNDAEQQLNDVIETTDNQLQHLIAYVQQMRLCQRRSNNRAFHEFREMADRTMQRINEERNQLTERDERLLLYAETEYAIVNSTYYYYVGLEQQSIDALNAINPEEVQRDTAQYLNYLYNIGAGGIITQGTQQEINQEEFDKLMRCFLTARKGDYPYFAANALEALSEHLMDPTYRRQLIDDNLPAFKFINPLGVEEEVLPGFLAENALNIFERYGDVYQIAGAYRTLASCFRQIGDYRSALFNLEQALSDSIINQAPDLVASIREQLSVAYAAIDDKQQSDENRNLYLDLQETTRQDRQLEARAYQYERQLTQLNLMLILVVAAIILLLFSLWLFNYLNKKKSQPDEPDNLFEQKNEQLAAQLLQVENNERRNLEQRAKVSLVCNTTPFIDRIIHEVSRLETDSSNREERLTYIRELINQINSYNDVLTYWIQLRQGELSLHIESFPLQPLFDVLLKGRTSFQMKGVELNVESTEAVVKADRVLTLFMLNTLADNARKFTDREGRVNVSATQTNDYVEIAVEDTGMGMTQEQLDHLFDHKIVEGHGFGLLNCKGIIEKYRKISQIFSVCKIGATSSLGKGSRLFFRLPRGIARLIIVLLSMLPMQMMAQQPEIDALGMASIYSDSAYFSNINGNYERTLRFADTCRYYLNLHYRQQVPRGRYLMRRMGNPSLMPPEIKWFHDSLNTNYHIILDIRNESAVAALALHEWQLYSYNNRIYTQLFKEMSADNTLGDYCRNMQQSQTNKTIAIILLILLMISIVPAYYLLYYRHRLYDRFLREQQRITDLELLDDELRRAELDDSNLHVSNAVLDNCLSALKHETMYYPSRIQQLLDTGDMESLGEVTTYYRELYGVLSQQALRQTERTRLHLKPLHHSILGDETLVRYLFDILRKQAGAKLQPEYTPRDGGYIEVRVPMPQLKLTESQAADLFTPSKDHLPYLLCRQIVRDLGEATNRRGCGIYATIQDNTTNMIITLPSVWKTSK from the coding sequence ATGAAATTCTGGCTATTCATATTATCAACCATCTTGATCTCAGCTTGTGCACGCCCTGATAGGCAAGCGGTCGACAAGCTGAATTCTCAATCCTATGCCTATCACTATCGTAATCTCGACTCTACCGAAGCCATTGCACGCCGTTCGTACGAACTGGCAGCCAATTATCCAGCTGGTCGTGCAGAGGCTCTCAACAATATGGCTTTCGTCAACATTGTACGTATGCGTTACAATGATGCCGAACAGCAATTAAACGATGTTATCGAAACAACCGATAACCAGCTGCAGCACCTGATAGCTTACGTTCAGCAGATGCGCCTTTGTCAGCGCCGCTCCAACAACCGTGCTTTCCACGAGTTCCGTGAGATGGCCGACCGTACCATGCAGCGTATCAACGAAGAGCGCAACCAGCTTACCGAGCGCGATGAACGTTTGCTGCTGTATGCCGAAACCGAATATGCCATCGTAAACTCTACCTACTATTATTATGTAGGACTCGAGCAGCAGTCGATTGATGCACTTAATGCCATCAATCCCGAAGAAGTACAGCGCGATACAGCACAATACCTCAACTATCTGTATAACATCGGTGCCGGTGGTATTATCACGCAGGGAACCCAACAGGAGATTAACCAAGAGGAGTTCGATAAGCTGATGCGCTGCTTCCTCACGGCACGTAAAGGCGATTACCCATATTTTGCCGCCAATGCCCTCGAGGCCCTTTCAGAGCATCTGATGGATCCCACATATCGTCGTCAACTGATCGACGATAACCTGCCTGCTTTCAAGTTTATCAATCCCTTAGGGGTAGAAGAGGAGGTACTGCCAGGCTTCCTGGCCGAGAATGCCTTGAATATCTTTGAGCGCTATGGCGATGTGTACCAGATAGCCGGTGCCTACCGTACGCTGGCATCGTGTTTCCGACAGATAGGCGACTACCGTTCGGCACTTTTTAATCTGGAGCAGGCTCTGTCGGATTCCATCATCAATCAGGCTCCTGACCTGGTGGCATCTATCCGCGAACAGCTCAGTGTGGCTTACGCTGCCATTGATGATAAGCAGCAGAGCGACGAGAACCGCAATTTGTACCTCGACCTGCAGGAGACTACCCGTCAGGACCGTCAGCTTGAGGCCCGTGCCTACCAGTACGAACGACAGCTTACACAGCTTAACCTGATGCTCATACTCGTTGTAGCGGCCATCATCCTGCTGTTATTCTCGTTGTGGCTGTTTAACTACCTGAACAAGAAGAAATCGCAGCCTGATGAGCCCGATAACCTGTTTGAGCAAAAGAACGAGCAACTGGCTGCCCAGCTGTTGCAGGTTGAGAACAACGAGCGCCGCAACCTGGAGCAGCGCGCTAAGGTGTCGTTGGTATGCAATACCACACCATTCATCGATCGCATCATCCACGAGGTTTCTAGGCTGGAAACTGATAGTTCTAACCGCGAGGAACGATTAACTTATATCCGTGAGCTCATCAATCAGATTAACTCTTACAACGATGTGCTGACGTACTGGATACAGCTACGCCAGGGCGAACTCAGTCTACACATCGAGAGTTTCCCGTTACAGCCTTTGTTTGATGTGCTGCTTAAGGGGCGCACCTCGTTCCAAATGAAGGGCGTAGAACTGAACGTAGAGTCCACAGAGGCCGTTGTAAAGGCCGACCGCGTGCTGACACTGTTTATGCTGAACACCCTGGCCGATAACGCCCGTAAGTTTACCGACCGTGAGGGTAGGGTGAATGTATCAGCTACACAAACCAATGATTATGTTGAGATAGCTGTTGAGGATACCGGTATGGGTATGACTCAGGAGCAGCTTGATCATCTCTTCGATCATAAAATAGTCGAAGGTCATGGCTTTGGATTGCTTAACTGTAAGGGTATCATCGAGAAGTACCGTAAGATCAGTCAGATATTCTCTGTGTGCAAAATTGGTGCTACCAGCAGTTTGGGCAAGGGCTCACGACTGTTCTTCAGACTGCCACGCGGCATAGCCCGACTGATTATTGTGCTGCTGTCGATGCTGCCCATGCAGATGATGGCCCAGCAGCCTGAGATTGACGCCTTAGGTATGGCCAGTATCTATTCCGATTCGGCTTACTTCAGCAATATCAACGGCAATTACGAGCGTACACTGCGCTTTGCCGATACCTGTAGATACTACCTGAACCTGCATTACCGTCAGCAAGTGCCACGTGGTAGATACCTGATGCGACGGATGGGTAACCCATCGCTCATGCCACCCGAAATCAAGTGGTTCCACGATAGCCTCAACACCAACTATCACATCATTCTCGACATCCGTAACGAGAGTGCTGTGGCAGCCCTGGCACTGCACGAGTGGCAGCTTTACAGCTACAACAACCGCATCTACACACAGCTGTTTAAGGAGATGTCGGCCGATAATACATTGGGCGATTACTGTAGAAACATGCAGCAGTCGCAAACCAACAAAACGATAGCTATCATCCTGCTGATACTGCTGATGATATCCATCGTGCCCGCTTATTACCTGCTGTATTACCGTCACCGCCTGTATGACAGGTTCTTACGCGAACAGCAGCGTATTACCGATCTGGAACTGCTCGACGATGAGTTGCGCCGTGCCGAGCTTGACGATAGCAACCTGCATGTATCGAATGCCGTACTCGACAACTGCTTGTCGGCTCTTAAGCACGAAACCATGTACTATCCCTCGCGCATCCAGCAGCTGCTTGATACGGGCGACATGGAATCGTTAGGCGAGGTAACCACCTATTACCGTGAGCTTTACGGTGTTCTGTCGCAGCAGGCCTTACGCCAAACCGAGCGCACCCGCTTGCATCTCAAGCCGTTGCATCATAGTATCCTAGGCGACGAAACTTTGGTGCGCTATCTCTTTGATATCCTGCGCAAACAGGCCGGTGCCAAGCTGCAGCCCGAATATACGCCACGCGATGGCGGTTATATCGAGGTGCGTGTGCCCATGCCTCAACTCAAGCTTACCGAGAGTCAGGCTGCCGATCTGTTCACGCCCTCGAAGGATCATCTGCCTTACCTGCTGTGCCGCCAGATAGTACGCGACCTTGGTGAAGCCACCAACCGCCGTGGCTGCGGTATCTATGCCACTATACAAGACAATACAACAAATATGATTATAACATTACCAAGCGTATGGAAAACTTCAAAGTAA
- a CDS encoding bifunctional 4-hydroxy-2-oxoglutarate aldolase/2-dehydro-3-deoxy-phosphogluconate aldolase: MAKFDKLQVMAKIAAAPMVPVFYNKDVEVCKNVVKACYEGGVRAFEFTNRGDFAQEVFGELVKWADKECPELALGIGSVVDAPTAAMYLQLGACFVVGPLFNPEIAPVCNRRLVPYCPGCMTVSEIGKAQELGCDLTKVFPGDVVGPNMVKGLKAPMPWSKIMVTGGVAPEEENLTKWFKAGVYCVGMGSKLFPSDKVKAGDWQYVTDKCKEALGYIAKARA; this comes from the coding sequence ATGGCAAAGTTTGATAAATTGCAGGTGATGGCAAAGATTGCCGCAGCACCTATGGTTCCTGTTTTCTATAACAAGGACGTCGAAGTTTGTAAGAATGTAGTAAAGGCTTGCTACGAGGGTGGTGTTCGTGCTTTCGAGTTCACTAACCGTGGCGACTTTGCTCAGGAGGTATTTGGCGAGTTGGTAAAGTGGGCCGATAAGGAGTGCCCTGAGCTGGCTCTGGGTATCGGTTCAGTTGTTGATGCCCCCACAGCAGCTATGTACCTGCAGCTGGGTGCCTGCTTCGTTGTAGGTCCTCTGTTCAACCCCGAGATTGCGCCTGTATGTAATCGTCGTCTGGTTCCATACTGCCCAGGCTGTATGACCGTTAGCGAGATTGGTAAGGCTCAGGAGTTGGGTTGCGACCTCACCAAGGTATTCCCTGGCGATGTAGTAGGTCCTAACATGGTTAAGGGTCTGAAGGCTCCAATGCCTTGGTCGAAGATCATGGTTACTGGTGGTGTTGCTCCTGAGGAGGAGAACCTCACTAAGTGGTTCAAGGCAGGTGTTTACTGCGTTGGAATGGGCTCAAAGCTCTTCCCAAGCGATAAGGTTAAGGCCGGCGATTGGCAGTATGTTACCGATAAGTGCAAAGAGGCACTCGGTTACATCGCTAAGGCCCGTGCTTAA
- a CDS encoding sugar kinase, whose translation MAKIVTLGEIMLRLSPQGNDRFIQSESFRIIPGGGEANVAISVANYGHEAYFVSKLPKHEIGQIAVNALRRYGVNTQFVARGGDRVGLYYAETGASMRPSKVIYDRAHSSIAEADPSDFDFDAIMEGAAWFHWSGITPAISDKAAELTKLACEAAKRHGVTVSVDLNFRKKLWTSEKAISIMRPLMKYVDVCIGNEEDAELCLGFKPDADVEGGQTDAAGYEGIFKQMMQEFGFKYVVSTLRESYSATFNGWKALIYNGKEFYQSKRYEINPIIDRVGGGDSFSGGLIHGLLTKATQGEALEFAVAASALKHTINGDFNLVSVDEVESLAGGNANGRVQR comes from the coding sequence ATGGCAAAAATTGTAACTTTGGGCGAAATTATGCTTCGCCTCTCGCCTCAGGGCAACGACCGTTTCATTCAGAGTGAGTCATTCCGCATCATCCCTGGTGGTGGTGAGGCTAACGTAGCAATTTCGGTGGCCAACTACGGTCACGAGGCTTACTTCGTATCTAAGTTGCCTAAGCACGAAATCGGACAGATTGCAGTTAACGCACTTCGTCGTTATGGTGTAAACACCCAGTTCGTTGCTCGTGGTGGCGACCGTGTAGGTTTGTACTATGCTGAGACAGGTGCTTCAATGCGTCCATCAAAGGTTATTTACGACCGTGCTCATTCATCAATCGCCGAGGCCGATCCTTCAGATTTCGATTTCGACGCTATCATGGAGGGTGCTGCCTGGTTCCACTGGAGTGGTATCACCCCAGCTATCAGCGATAAGGCTGCCGAGCTCACCAAGCTGGCTTGTGAGGCTGCAAAGCGCCATGGTGTAACAGTATCAGTTGACCTGAACTTCCGTAAGAAGCTGTGGACCAGCGAGAAGGCCATTTCAATCATGCGCCCATTGATGAAATATGTTGATGTTTGTATTGGTAACGAAGAGGATGCTGAGCTTTGTCTCGGATTCAAGCCCGATGCTGATGTAGAGGGTGGTCAGACTGATGCAGCCGGTTACGAGGGCATCTTCAAGCAGATGATGCAGGAGTTTGGTTTCAAGTATGTTGTTTCTACACTCCGCGAGAGCTACAGCGCAACCTTCAATGGTTGGAAGGCTCTTATCTATAATGGTAAGGAGTTCTACCAGAGCAAGCGCTACGAGATTAATCCAATCATCGACCGTGTTGGTGGTGGCGACTCTTTCTCAGGTGGTTTGATTCATGGTCTGCTCACCAAGGCTACTCAGGGCGAGGCTCTCGAGTTTGCTGTTGCTGCTTCGGCTCTGAAGCACACTATCAATGGCGACTTCAATCTGGTATCAGTTGACGAGGTTGAGAGTTTGGCTGGTGGTAATGCCAATGGACGTGTACAGCGTTAA
- a CDS encoding LacI family DNA-binding transcriptional regulator yields the protein MAKENITIKDIAARAGVSTGTVDRVLHNRPNVSKAALEKVNKALEEMDYRPNMYASALAYNKEYTFYCVLPKHEQEAYWDEIEEGAMACTEFRRDFGSKLKFIYYERFNPPAFTKMVRELFTAKIDGVIIVPATLEQTARFTEKLIERNIPYVLLDSYMPDLKPLSFFGQDSFASGYFAAKMLMLIANKEKEIALMKQTRDGIVGSKQQANRETGFRHYMVDHFPKIKITEVDLPLDEDHKDYDGILEKFFSTHPHVHHCITFNSKAHIVGEFLQKSNRRNVQIMGYDMVAKNEECVRKGSISFLIAQHAYQQGYASVDALFNAIVMKRAVNPVNYMPIEILTKENVDFYRRTAI from the coding sequence ATGGCAAAGGAGAATATTACGATTAAGGATATTGCTGCACGCGCAGGTGTATCGACAGGTACCGTTGACCGTGTGCTTCACAATCGTCCTAATGTGTCTAAAGCAGCATTGGAAAAGGTAAACAAAGCCCTGGAGGAAATGGACTACCGTCCCAATATGTATGCCTCGGCTTTGGCATATAATAAGGAATATACATTTTATTGTGTATTGCCTAAACACGAACAGGAAGCTTACTGGGATGAGATCGAAGAAGGTGCAATGGCTTGTACCGAATTCCGTCGCGACTTTGGTAGCAAGCTCAAGTTCATTTATTATGAGCGATTCAATCCACCTGCATTCACCAAGATGGTTCGCGAATTATTTACCGCCAAGATTGATGGCGTGATTATCGTACCAGCCACATTGGAGCAGACTGCCCGTTTTACCGAAAAACTAATCGAAAGAAATATCCCCTATGTGCTGCTCGACTCGTATATGCCTGATTTGAAACCACTGTCGTTCTTCGGTCAGGATTCGTTTGCCAGTGGCTATTTCGCAGCTAAGATGCTGATGCTGATTGCCAATAAGGAAAAGGAGATTGCCCTGATGAAGCAGACACGCGATGGTATCGTGGGTTCTAAGCAGCAGGCTAACCGTGAGACAGGGTTCCGCCATTATATGGTCGATCACTTCCCTAAGATTAAGATTACCGAAGTGGATCTGCCTCTGGATGAGGATCACAAGGATTATGATGGCATCCTCGAGAAGTTCTTCTCTACCCACCCTCACGTACACCATTGTATCACCTTTAACTCGAAGGCCCATATCGTGGGTGAGTTCCTGCAGAAGAGCAACCGCCGCAATGTACAGATTATGGGATATGATATGGTGGCCAAGAACGAGGAGTGTGTACGTAAAGGAAGCATTTCGTTCCTGATAGCCCAGCATGCTTACCAGCAGGGATATGCTAGTGTTGATGCACTGTTTAACGCTATCGTGATGAAGCGTGCCGTGAATCCCGTGAATTACATGCCTATCGAGATCCTGACCAAGGAAAACGTAGATTTCTATCGTAGAACAGCAATATAA
- a CDS encoding UxaA family hydrolase, whose product MKQATFLKINPADSVVVCLQPKKKGEIIEVDGKQITVNQDTPAGHKVLIKDVAAGADIIKYGYPIGHAMQDLKAGDWVNENNLKTNLAGTLEYTYNPVNEQLNIKNDNRSFKGYVRKNGDVGIRNEIWIVPTVGCVNGIAERLVKELKKETNEQGVDAIYAWHHNYGCSQLSEDHENTRKVLRDICLHPNAGAVLVLSLGCENNQPEDFMKMLGDYDKDRIKLLVTQRVDDEMEAGMEMLRELYQLASKDVRTEVPVSKLRVGLKCGGSDGFSGITANPLVGEFSDWLVAQGGTSVLTEVPEMFGAETILMNRCTTEELFNQTVSMINNFKNYFLSHGEPVGENPSPGNKAGGISTLEDKALGCTQKCGKAPVNGVMEYGDRLQNPGLNLLSAPGNDLVAATALASCGCHLVLFTTGRGTPFGTFVPTMKIATNPDLASRKKNWIDFSAGQLIEGRTMQELVPEFIDKVLAVASGEKAKNEENDYREISIFKNGVTL is encoded by the coding sequence ATGAAACAAGCTACATTTTTAAAGATTAACCCTGCCGATTCGGTAGTGGTTTGTTTGCAGCCCAAAAAGAAAGGAGAGATTATTGAAGTAGATGGTAAGCAGATTACCGTGAATCAGGATACACCAGCAGGCCATAAGGTACTGATAAAGGACGTGGCAGCTGGTGCCGACATTATCAAATATGGCTATCCCATCGGTCACGCTATGCAGGATCTGAAGGCTGGCGACTGGGTGAACGAGAATAATCTGAAGACCAATCTGGCTGGTACTCTCGAGTATACATATAATCCTGTAAACGAGCAGCTTAATATCAAAAACGACAACCGTAGCTTTAAGGGCTATGTACGTAAGAATGGCGACGTGGGTATCCGTAATGAGATTTGGATTGTGCCCACCGTTGGTTGTGTGAATGGTATTGCCGAACGTCTGGTTAAGGAGTTGAAGAAAGAAACCAACGAGCAGGGTGTGGATGCTATCTATGCCTGGCATCATAACTATGGTTGTTCGCAGTTGTCGGAGGATCATGAGAACACTCGTAAGGTGCTGCGTGATATCTGCTTGCACCCCAATGCTGGTGCCGTATTGGTGCTGAGCTTAGGTTGTGAGAACAATCAGCCCGAGGACTTCATGAAGATGCTGGGCGATTATGATAAGGATCGTATCAAGCTGCTGGTAACCCAGCGTGTCGACGATGAGATGGAGGCTGGTATGGAAATGCTGCGCGAACTATATCAGCTGGCCAGCAAGGATGTGCGTACCGAAGTGCCTGTTAGCAAACTGCGTGTAGGTTTGAAGTGTGGTGGTTCCGACGGATTCTCTGGTATCACCGCTAATCCACTGGTTGGCGAATTCTCTGACTGGCTGGTAGCTCAGGGTGGTACATCGGTTTTGACCGAGGTGCCCGAGATGTTTGGTGCCGAGACTATCCTGATGAATCGTTGTACAACCGAAGAACTGTTTAACCAGACAGTTTCGATGATTAATAACTTCAAGAACTATTTCCTGTCGCATGGTGAACCTGTTGGTGAGAACCCAAGTCCTGGTAACAAGGCTGGTGGTATCTCAACCCTCGAGGATAAGGCGCTGGGATGCACACAGAAGTGTGGTAAAGCCCCTGTGAACGGTGTGATGGAATATGGCGACAGACTGCAGAACCCAGGCTTGAACCTGCTTTCGGCTCCTGGTAATGATTTGGTAGCAGCTACTGCTCTCGCCTCTTGTGGTTGTCATCTGGTATTGTTTACTACTGGTCGCGGTACGCCATTCGGCACATTTGTACCAACCATGAAGATTGCCACCAATCCTGATCTGGCTTCGCGCAAGAAGAACTGGATTGACTTCTCGGCAGGTCAGCTCATCGAGGGTCGTACCATGCAGGAGCTGGTACCTGAGTTTATCGACAAGGTATTGGCTGTGGCAAGTGGCGAGAAAGCCAAGAACGAAGAGAACGATTATCGTGAAATATCAATCTTTAAAAACGGTGTAACACTGTGA
- a CDS encoding Na+/H+ antiporter NhaC family protein produces the protein MKKGIIALSPIVVFILFYLVTSIIAGDFYKIPITVAFMVSSIYAITVFTGRPLMHRINSYSRGAATEQMMLMIWIFVLAGAFAHSAKQMGSIDATVNLALSLLPPQMIFAGMFLAACFISLSIGTSVGTIAALTPIAVGLAQETGADLAMMTAIIVGGSFFGDNLSFISDTTIMATQTQGCRLSDKFRVNAFIVMPAALVILVVYYFLGQDTIAPQQIPAVEWVKVIPYLTVLVTAVCGMNVMAVLTIGIVLCGIIGMFTGSFDIYGWFGAMGDGIMSMGELIIVTMMAGGMLELIKQQGGIDFIINMLTRRVSSKRGAELSIATLVSLVDVCTANNTVAILTVGDIAKQIGDRYGVDNKKCASILDTFSCTVQGLIPYGAQLLIAAGLASVNPVAILPYLYYPFALGIVAILSILLRYPKRYS, from the coding sequence GTGAAGAAAGGAATCATCGCATTATCACCCATCGTGGTGTTTATCTTATTCTACTTAGTCACCAGCATCATTGCTGGTGACTTTTACAAGATTCCCATTACTGTAGCCTTTATGGTTTCGAGCATCTACGCCATTACTGTATTTACCGGTAGGCCACTGATGCACCGAATCAACAGCTATAGTCGTGGAGCCGCCACCGAACAGATGATGCTGATGATTTGGATATTTGTGTTAGCAGGTGCCTTTGCGCATTCTGCCAAGCAGATGGGTAGTATCGATGCTACCGTAAACTTGGCATTAAGTCTGCTACCACCACAGATGATATTTGCGGGTATGTTTCTGGCAGCCTGCTTTATCTCGCTTTCTATCGGAACAAGCGTGGGTACTATTGCAGCCCTGACACCCATTGCCGTAGGTCTGGCCCAGGAAACAGGGGCCGACTTGGCTATGATGACCGCTATTATTGTGGGTGGTTCGTTCTTTGGCGATAATTTGTCGTTTATCTCCGATACCACTATTATGGCCACCCAAACGCAAGGATGCCGGTTGAGCGATAAGTTCAGGGTTAATGCATTTATTGTGATGCCTGCTGCATTGGTGATACTGGTTGTATATTATTTCCTTGGTCAGGATACCATTGCTCCACAGCAGATTCCGGCTGTTGAATGGGTAAAGGTAATACCTTACTTAACGGTGCTTGTAACGGCTGTATGCGGCATGAACGTGATGGCTGTATTAACTATAGGTATCGTGCTGTGTGGTATCATTGGCATGTTTACAGGTTCTTTCGATATCTATGGATGGTTTGGCGCCATGGGCGACGGTATCATGTCGATGGGCGAGCTGATTATTGTAACGATGATGGCAGGCGGTATGCTTGAGCTGATTAAACAGCAAGGCGGTATCGACTTTATCATTAATATGCTTACACGTCGTGTTAGCAGTAAGCGCGGTGCTGAACTGAGTATTGCCACACTGGTATCGCTGGTAGATGTTTGTACTGCTAATAACACGGTTGCCATCTTGACTGTAGGCGATATCGCCAAACAAATTGGCGATCGCTATGGTGTAGATAATAAGAAGTGTGCCTCGATATTAGACACATTCTCATGTACGGTTCAGGGGTTGATACCTTATGGTGCTCAGTTGCTGATTGCAGCTGGTTTGGCATCGGTTAATCCTGTTGCCATCCTACCCTATCTTTACTACCCATTTGCACTGGGTATTGTAGCCATTCTATCTATCTTACTGCGTTATCCCAAAAGATACTCATGA
- a CDS encoding glycoside hydrolase family 25 protein: MKKLYILLTLCMLMLGANDGFAQRSRYNKHHSKHRTQRVVSKHKKGKKTKKRAVAQYRPDPRLLTDPNYDPFLQCEDTCSHVHGIDLSHYQGEVFWETVGENTKMAYVYLKATEGGDRIDAQYERNIDLAHRHGLKVGSYHFFRPKTPVLTQLENFMTQCRPGEQDLIPMIDVETTGGLSSEEFCDSLYAFLDLIEEAYHQQPLIYTFRNFYNKHLVGKINDYKLMIAMYTEEEPVLADGRDITMWQYTSHGRIVGIRGSVDKSRFMGNHGLREIRFNHIRHVGKNVSFFDMRKRMGK, from the coding sequence ATGAAGAAACTATATATATTGCTGACATTATGCATGTTAATGCTCGGCGCCAACGACGGATTTGCTCAACGTTCAAGATACAACAAACACCACTCTAAGCACAGAACACAGAGAGTGGTGAGCAAGCATAAAAAAGGTAAGAAAACAAAGAAACGTGCGGTAGCCCAATACCGTCCTGATCCACGTTTGCTTACCGATCCTAATTACGATCCATTCTTACAATGCGAGGATACGTGCAGCCATGTGCATGGTATCGACCTGTCGCATTACCAGGGCGAAGTATTCTGGGAGACAGTAGGCGAGAACACCAAGATGGCTTATGTGTATCTGAAAGCTACCGAGGGCGGCGACCGCATAGATGCCCAATACGAGCGCAATATCGACTTAGCTCATCGCCACGGACTGAAAGTTGGTTCCTATCACTTCTTCCGTCCTAAAACGCCTGTATTGACTCAGCTTGAAAACTTTATGACACAATGCCGACCAGGCGAACAGGACCTGATACCGATGATTGATGTTGAGACCACAGGCGGACTATCATCTGAGGAATTCTGCGATTCGCTGTATGCTTTTCTGGATTTAATCGAAGAAGCCTATCATCAGCAACCACTGATATATACGTTCCGCAACTTCTACAATAAGCATCTTGTAGGCAAGATTAATGATTACAAGCTGATGATTGCGATGTACACCGAAGAAGAGCCCGTATTGGCCGACGGACGCGATATCACCATGTGGCAATACACCAGTCATGGACGCATTGTAGGTATCCGTGGAAGCGTGGATAAAAGCCGATTCATGGGCAATCATGGATTGCGCGAAATCAGGTTCAATCACATACGCCATGTAGGGAAGAATGTATCATTCTTCGATATGCGTAAGCGAATGGGCAAATGA